The region CACAGCTTTAGATTGAGAGATTACCACCATGTTCGCAGTCGTGCGCACAGGCGGCAAACAATACCGGGTTGCCGCTGGAGACAAAATTGCAGTCGAAAAACTCGCTGGCGACGCCGGCGACACGGTGACGCTGGGCGATGTCCTGCTCGCGGGTGAAGGTGACAAGCTTGCTGATGCTTCGAAGGTTTCTGTTTCGGCAGAGATCATCGCTCAAGCGAAGAGCGAGAAGGTTGTCGTTTTCAAGAAGCGTCGTCGCCATAACTATCGTCGCAAGGCCGGTCACCGCCAGCAGATGACTCTGCTGCGTATCACCGATGTAGGCGAAGTCGCAAAGAAGGCACCGGCCAAGAAGGCCGCTGCCAAGACTGAAGACGCACCGAAGAAGGCTCCAGCCAACAAGGCCGCTCCTAAGAAGGAAGCAGCTGAGAAGAAGGCACCGGCCAAAAAGGCTCCAGCCAAGAAGGCTGCTGCCAAGAAGCCGGCCGCGAAGAAGTAAGGATCAGGGCCCATGGCACATAAAAAAGCAGGTGGTTCATCACGTAACGGTCGCGATTCAGTCGGCCGTCGCCTTGGTGTGAAGAAGTTCGGCAGCGAAGGCGTTGTCGCAGGCAACATCATCGTGCGTCAGCGCGGCACCAAATTCTATCCAGGCAGCAATGTAGGTATGGGCAAAGACCATACCCTATTTGCGCTCGAGAACGGCGTGGTGCGATTCCACAAAGGCAAACTCGGCCGCAAATACGTGTCAGTGGACGCGATTATGGAAGCAGCCGAATAACCGGACGTTCCGATAAAGGGATCGTCCACCGGGACGGTCCCAGCCGGATTTAACCACCGGCACTCGAAGAGGGAGATGGGGCTGACCCGTCTCCCTCTTGTCGTTTCTCCCTCTTAGACCGGCGAAATCCACTTCGCCGCAATGAATGTGTCACGCATTGCTCCTAAGCGGGCGGCAGCGGGGCATTGAGGAGAAGGAAGATGTTCCACTGCACCGAAAGGTTGCTCTTGAGACCGGCTTGGCCAGAGGATTGGCAGGCCGTCTATTCCGGGATCGCCGATGAAGGCGTGGTGCGGAACCTTGCGCGTGCGCCATGGCCATACAGCCAGGATGATGCACGCAGTTTTGTGGAGCTGCCGGTTGATCCCAGGTTTCCGCGCTTTCTCATCACACGTTCGCGAGATGCTGCCCTGATCGGTTGCATCGGGATCGATATGACGGTCGGTCAGGTTGAACTGGGCTATTGGATTGCGCGCCAGCACTGGGGGCGGGGCTATGCCACCGAGGCTGGCCGCGGCGTAATCGAGATTGCTTCAACCCTTGGTTATAAGACATTGTTTTCAAGCCATTTTCTAGACAACCCTGCTTCGAGCAAGGTGTTGTCAAAACTTGGCTTCAAGCCCACTGGTCGGATCGTAAATCGCCATAGCTGTGGCCGTGGAGCAGAGGCGCTGATCGCTGAATATTCGCTCGATCTGTCTGAGCAATCGGCAGATTGGCAAACTGCCGCCTGATCCTCTCTCCTCTCCTAATTCAGGCGGCACAAAAAGAAGCCCCGGTTCCATTGCGGAGCCGGGGCTTTTTGATATTTAGGGAAGACGCAAAGGCTATTCTGCAGGTTAAAGAAGAGCGTCTTCGAAGTCACCTTCATACAGACCAATCAATGCGCGATCATCGTGATCCCACGGGTGGAAGCCCGGCTTGAAGTAAGCCAGCCACGCCGGGAAAATGCGGCGCACAACGCCTGGTGACCATGCCAGATACTTGAATAGGCCCCAGCGCGCCTTCCAGCCGGTAATGCCGTCCTGCGCCAGCAGGTTCATCGTGTCTTCCCAGCGGTTCTTGAAGAAGCGGCCCGTGACGATCAGCATCATCAGGCTGCGCACTTTCCAGCGGCGGAACGGCGTCCAGTCGCGAGTGGCGTGGTTCCAGGTGTCATAGGCGACGCCCTTGTGCTCGATTTCCTCGGCCGCATGCCAGCGCCACATATTGCGAACTTCGGGGTCAGCTTTGTCGAAATGCTTTAGATTCTTCAGGAATTCGCTCGCCATCATAGCGGTGTAGTGTTCCAGAGCCATGGTCGCGGCGAGATTGAGGATCTCTGGCCGGCCTTTGGTCAGGTTGAGCATTTCCTCAACGCGCTTGTCGATTGCTTTGATGTCGTAACCATGATCTTCGGCGAGGCGGTTGAACGCGATGTGTTCGCGGGTGTGGTTGATTTCCTGCTTCACGAAAGCGCGGATCTCCGCCGCGAGCTTGGGCGGGGCGCCATCGCGATGCGCCTTGACCGCTTCGATGAAGAAAGCCTCACCGCGCGGGAAAGTGGCTGACAGGGCATTGTGCCAGGCTGTGCCGAACGGTTCGCCCGCCCACCACCGATTGGGTGTGGTGTTGCGATTAAAGTGTTCGTCACGAACCGTGATTTCGAGATCGGCCGGTGTTGGATCTTTAGCGCTGCGGCGGTTTGCGGCTGCTGCGGTTTCAAGATCAATCTTGGCAGGGGCGTTCACTGGGCACTCCATGATTTGGGTTACTGACATGATTGTAAGTAGACCGTACTGACATCTGTGTCAATAGCGAGCAGGGTGCGTTGGTGTGTTGTCGAAACAATGCTGCCTTGTGAAGTGATACGCTCTACAGCCCCCGCAACACGACCAATCGAAGGGTATAGAATCGTGCTTGTTGCCATTGTCATTGCTTCTGCTGCACTCATGCTGTTTTTCGTGGTCGTCGCGATTGCGGGGAATCGGGCGCATGACCGACAACAAGTCGATCTGGAAAGGCGTCGTTCGGAGCAGGCGCAATCTGCCCGCGGCAACACGACACGAGCGAGCGACGACTGAGGCGAAAGCACGTTCCAATCCAACAGGATGGAACACTTGGAACACTGTCCTAAGAGAGAAACTCTCCTTGGGGAGAGGGGCGCTATTGCGAGCGGCTTGCAAGATGGATTGAGCCAAGATCATGCGCGCTTTTGAGCCAGATTTTCAGTGAGTAGGAAAGGGAGTTTTTTGTCCGCTACTGGAAAGCGCTTTCAGCCTCGCCTAGGTCATGAATTGGGGTGGAAAGCGGACATCTTTGCGAGCAGTAACACAAAAATG is a window of Altererythrobacter rubellus DNA encoding:
- a CDS encoding metal-dependent hydrolase, which translates into the protein MSVTQIMECPVNAPAKIDLETAAAANRRSAKDPTPADLEITVRDEHFNRNTTPNRWWAGEPFGTAWHNALSATFPRGEAFFIEAVKAHRDGAPPKLAAEIRAFVKQEINHTREHIAFNRLAEDHGYDIKAIDKRVEEMLNLTKGRPEILNLAATMALEHYTAMMASEFLKNLKHFDKADPEVRNMWRWHAAEEIEHKGVAYDTWNHATRDWTPFRRWKVRSLMMLIVTGRFFKNRWEDTMNLLAQDGITGWKARWGLFKYLAWSPGVVRRIFPAWLAYFKPGFHPWDHDDRALIGLYEGDFEDALL
- a CDS encoding GNAT family N-acetyltransferase encodes the protein MFHCTERLLLRPAWPEDWQAVYSGIADEGVVRNLARAPWPYSQDDARSFVELPVDPRFPRFLITRSRDAALIGCIGIDMTVGQVELGYWIARQHWGRGYATEAGRGVIEIASTLGYKTLFSSHFLDNPASSKVLSKLGFKPTGRIVNRHSCGRGAEALIAEYSLDLSEQSADWQTAA
- the rpmA gene encoding 50S ribosomal protein L27, whose translation is MAHKKAGGSSRNGRDSVGRRLGVKKFGSEGVVAGNIIVRQRGTKFYPGSNVGMGKDHTLFALENGVVRFHKGKLGRKYVSVDAIMEAAE
- the rplU gene encoding 50S ribosomal protein L21 — encoded protein: MFAVVRTGGKQYRVAAGDKIAVEKLAGDAGDTVTLGDVLLAGEGDKLADASKVSVSAEIIAQAKSEKVVVFKKRRRHNYRRKAGHRQQMTLLRITDVGEVAKKAPAKKAAAKTEDAPKKAPANKAAPKKEAAEKKAPAKKAPAKKAAAKKPAAKK